AATTAAGTTACCCAAACTGTGCCCGGCCAATCCGGTACCGTTCGAGAAGCGATACTGCAGCATCTCGCTGAGCAGCGGCTCCGACTCGGCTAGCGCGCTGATGACGCTGCGGATATCGCCGGGGGGCGGCATCTGCAGCTCGTCGCGCAGGCGGCCGGAGCTGCCGCCGTCGTCGGCGACGGTGACGATCGCGGTAATGTCGACCGGCTTCTTCTTCAGACCCCGGAGCATGACCGAGAGCCCCGTGCCGCCGCCGATGACGACGACGCGCGGGTTCGCTTCGTCCTTCGCCGCAGGTGGGTTCTTCAAGCGCCCCCCTCCCTTCTAATGTCTATCTCGATCCGCGTCGCGATGGTTCACGCGAACCGACTCCGTCTCCGTGCCGGCGAACGCCTTGCCCAAATATTCCGCGATGGCGACGGAGCGGTGTTTGCCCCCGGTGCAGCCGATGCCGACGACGACCTGGCTCTTCCCTTCCTTGCGGTACTGCGGAATAAGGAAGTTCAGCATGTCGTGCAGCTTCGCGAGGAACGTCTGCGTGTCGTTCCACTTCATGACGTAATCGTACACCTCTTGTTCCCGCCCCGTATTCGGACGAAGGTGCTCGACGTAATGCGGATTCGGCAAGAACCTTACGTCGAAAATGAGGTCCGCGTCGATCGGCACGCCGTACTTAAACCCGAACGAGACGAAATTGAGCGACATCGCGTTCGTCTCGGCGTCCGTAAACCGCGACGCGATCCGCTCCTTGAGATCCGCCGGCTTCAAGTTGCTCGTGTCGATCACCTGCGTCGCCATGCCCTTCAGCTCTTCCAGCAGCACGCGCTCGTTGCGGATGCCCTCGAGCGGCGCTCCCGTCGGCGCGAGCGGATGGCGGCGCCGGCTTTCCTTATACCGCTGGACGAGCACGGAGTCGGTCGCGTCCAAATACAAGATTTCGAAGTGCACGGTGAAGTGGTTCTTTAAATCTTGGAGCGATTCGGACAGCGCCGTGAAGAACTCCCGGCCGCGCAGGTCGATGACGAGCGCCACCTTCCCGATGCGCCCCTGGGATTGTTCGATCAGCTCCGCGAATTTCGGAATGAGCACCGGCGG
The DNA window shown above is from Paenibacillus antri and carries:
- the rapZ gene encoding RNase adapter RapZ, encoding METNQSQHRAAPAKLVIITGMSGAGKTIAVQSMEDLGFFCVDNLPPVLIPKFAELIEQSQGRIGKVALVIDLRGREFFTALSESLQDLKNHFTVHFEILYLDATDSVLVQRYKESRRRHPLAPTGAPLEGIRNERVLLEELKGMATQVIDTSNLKPADLKERIASRFTDAETNAMSLNFVSFGFKYGVPIDADLIFDVRFLPNPHYVEHLRPNTGREQEVYDYVMKWNDTQTFLAKLHDMLNFLIPQYRKEGKSQVVVGIGCTGGKHRSVAIAEYLGKAFAGTETESVRVNHRDADRDRH